In a genomic window of Scheffersomyces stipitis CBS 6054 chromosome 4, complete sequence:
- the AMN1 gene encoding Antagonist of MEN (Mitotic Exit Network), with amino-acid sequence SSASDISDLESLPDLTEDDTTPNSSPVKNSVTRSYYFSDLKASSLKNILDGLEEPPKNTPSIFEIPEIVHKILEFADISNTVIPQETTPTRRKPLSFNHALLIHGDKNQAELALREQLPEDRASKSYSGVLFNCLQVNRLFNQVATEIIRKKFLFSNEFQFFQFINNIPSIQFKPTVFVLHKLFQVKQQALDKITPYIDFADLEWLELYMCPKLLPGKEFFKNSRKLKKLVITGSKVVDDEFLRYVGECCPNLEVLDIRACELVSDAGIYQIAKNTSKLTTINLGRKQKGFLITDHGVTKLISNNTNLHTVGLAGCHITDNIVWELAIRCSNSLQRLSLNNCPMISNQSIPSILGSGTNYFHKLSVLELRFNLQLQYWQPIIEFKRRQENRGISLLIEVCETLMLRVRQQEMEMDKLISQRIFRDIRDWANDTNDGDVSHEDLLRTRRITA; translated from the coding sequence TCATCTGCTTCAGACATTTCTGATCTCGAATCCTTACCAGATTTGACTGAAGATGATACAACGCCAAATAGTTCACCTGTCAAAAATTCTGTTACTAGGAGTTACTACTTCAGTGATTTGAAGGCTTCTTCACTTAAAAATATACTAGATGGCTTGGAAGAACCACCCAAAAATACTCCTTCCATCTTTGAAATCCCTGAAATTGTTCACAAGATTCTCGAATTCGCTGATATTAGCAACACAGTCATTCCTCAAGAAACCACACCTACTAGGAGAAAACCATTATCATTCAACCACGCATTGCTAATTCATGGGGATAAGAATCAAGCAGAATTAGCACTCCGTGAACAACTTCCGGAAGACAGAGCTCTGAAATCATATTCTGGAGTTTTATTTAACTGTTTGCAAGTCAACAGATTATTTAACCAAGTGGCTACGGAAATTATTCGCAAGAAGTTCTTATTCAGCAAcgaatttcaattttttcaattcattaATAACATTCCATCTATTCAATTCAAGCCAACAGTCTTTGTCCTTCACAAATTGTTTCAGGTTAAGCAACAGGCATTAGACAAGATAACCCCATACATAGATTTTGCTGACTTGGAATGGCTAGAACTATACATGTGTCCTAAATTGCTACCAGGAaaggaatttttcaagaacagccgcaaattgaagaaactagTAATAACAGGTTCCAAGGTGGTAGACGATGAATTCTTGAGATACGTTGGTGAATGTTGTCCAAACTTAGAAGTCTTGGATATTCGAGCCTGCGAACTTGTATCTGATGCTGGAATCTATCAAATAGCTAAAAATACTAGCAAACTAACAACAATTAACTTGGGAAGGAAACAGAAGGGATTTCTTATCACCGACCATGGTGTGACCAAGTTAATTAGCAATAATACTAATTTACATACTGTTGGTTTGGCTGGGTGCCATATCACAGATAACATTGTGTGGGAATTAGCTATACGTTGCAGCAATTCACTTCAACGGTTGTCACTCAACAATTGTCCCATGATCCTGAATCAATCAATCCCTTCTATTTTAGGTAGTGGGACGAATTACTTTCATAAACTTTCAGTACTTGAGTTGAGATTCAATTTACAACTCCAGTATTGGCAGCCTATAATTGAGTTCAaacgaagacaagaaaacAGAGGTATTTCGTTGTTGATTGAGGTTTGTGAAACGTTAATGTTAAGAGTTAGACAACAGGAGATGGAAATGGACAAGCTTATTCTGCAGAGAATCTTCAGAGATATTAGAGATTGGGCCAACGACACCAATGATGGAGATGTTCTGCATGAAGATTTACTTAGAACTAGAAGGATAACAGCATAA
- a CDS encoding zinc finger transcription factor (go_component nucleus~go_function DNA binding; zinc ion binding~go_process transcription) yields the protein YQCNGQLPCQFCKKRTLECSYLKVDGRSLRGRSMKALRAGSSAAELVPTSSSSSTSESTFSYSNSNSGESDCSLPSADSKTAMAPTLSLSGLCSNLESTLASTFQPEMNLRLYEVSEGVPKPEEKHLRLLLSTGGDLRFYGEVAPFSFLNECRALFAETLGISKFTIVPLEEFVVTERKFSHQFTRLPLPSRESCNTVIEVFKENINDTFYVFDMDHFEKMVVDPIYDEDIPRRENSYCLFNLVLAIGALYIEFSNDMDSKKLGISKSSEYFDCAQNIMRNVCYDEKLWIAEAHYLQHFYYSSNSQRSSSWLHLGNTIRIAQALGLHRKHVNERCGDVSISAHRRRLWKSIFICDRIASFNLGRPLTISDYDWDDSESLTEKEFLSKEESIRRDCQTALCGISKINGNIVQNIYRSGSIDVKRAKLLALESRLWSNSLDDDLKITPEFEALLQDPTHPNNYNIVLVHLSQFYGLMTLGRPFLIYAVSRKLNPSAFRSCDFNDDASLLNFSKISIKVALLVIKLLKSFHEHNKKRKEVFSSTSVCFNAALILGLSLLYQKASQASDANYVAVLTSSIGDARDILLDSARFDSVAKCWAQNIELLQEAL from the exons TATCAGTGCAATGGACAACTCCCGTGTCAATTTTGCAAGAAGAGAACCTTGGAATGCTCTTACCTCAAGGTTGACGGTAGATCTTTGCGAGGAAGATCTATGAAGGCTTTGAGGGCTGGCAGTTCGGCAGCGGAACTTGTACctacatcttcatcgtcatcaacttcagagTCCACTTTCTCgtattccaattccaattccgGAGAGTCAGACTGTAGCTTGCCTTCTGCGGACTCGAAA ACCGCGATGGCTCCTACATTATCATTGTCTGGACTTTGTAGCAATCTTGAGTCCACATTAGCTTCTACCTTCCAACCAGAAATGAATTTACGTTTGTATGAAGTATCTGAAGGAGTTCCCAAACCTGAAGAAAAGCATTTGAGATTGCTTCTAAGCACCGGCGGAGACTTACGTTTCTATGGAGAAGTCGCTCCTTTCTCCTTCCTCAACGAGTGTAGGGCCCTTTTTGCAGAGACGTTGGGTATTTCAAAATTCACCATAGTACCATTGGAAGAGTTCGTGGTGACGGAGAGAAAGTTTTCTCACCAATTCACCAGATTGCCCTTGCCCTCAAGAGAGCTGTGTAATACTGTTATTGAAGTATTCAAAGAGAACATCAACGATACTTTCTATGTGTTTGATATGGACCACTTTGAGAAAATGGTAGTGGATCCCATCTACGATGAAGACATTCCTCGTCGTGAAAACAGTTACTGTCTATTCAATTTGGTTCTTGCTATTGGCGCATTATATATTGAATTTTCCAACGATATGGACTCCAAAAAATTGGGCATTCTGAAATCCTCTGAATACTTTGACTGTGCCCAGAACATAATGCGTAATGTCTGCTACGATGAAAAACTCTGGATTGCCGAGGCTCACTACTTGCAGCATTTCTACTATCTGTCAAATAGCCAACGTAGTTCGTCGTGGTTACATTTGGGGAATACTATCCGTATTGCTCAAGCTCTTGGGTTGCATCGCAAGCATGTTAATGAGCGGTGTGGTGACGTAAGCATTTCCGCTCATAGAAGACGTCTTTGGAAGAGTATCTTCATATGTGATAGAATAGCATCGTTCAATTTGGGTCGTCCTCTTACTATAAGTGATTACGACTGGGACGATTCTGAAAGCTTGACAGAGAAAGAGTTcctttccaaagaagaatctatACGGAGAGATTGCCAGACTGCTCTCTGTGGCATAAGTAAGATCAATGGGAACATAGTCCAGAACATTTATCGCTCTGGTAGCATCGATGTCAAGAGAGCTAAATTGTTAGCTCTCGAATCGCGATTATGGTCCAATTCTTTGGATGACGACTTGAAAATTACTCCTGAATTCGAGGCCCTCCTCCAGGATCCTACTCATCccaacaactacaacatCGTATTGGTACATTTAAGCCAGTTTTACGGACTCATGACATTGGGCCGTCCTTTCTTGATTTATGctgtttcaagaaaattgaaCCCTTCTGCATTTCGGTCCTGCGACTTCAACGACGATGCTCTGCTCTTGAATTTCAGCAAGATATCCATCAAGGTCGCTCTCTTGGTGATCAAGTTATTGAAGAGCTTCCATGAACACAAtaaaaagagaaaggaagTCTTCTCTAGCACGAGTGTCTGTTTCAACGCTGCCTTGATTTTAGGATTATCTCTCCTCTATCAGAAAGCACTGCAAGCCAGCGATGCTAACTACGTGGCTGTTCTCACGTCTTCTATTGGCGATGCCAGAGACATCTTGTTGGACAGTGCCCGTTTTGATCTGGTTGCCAAATGTTGGGCTCAAAATATAGAGCTCTTGCAGGAAGCGCTT
- the ISA1 gene encoding Iron Sulfur Assembly (go_function molecular function unknown), which translates to TSTKKKRVLRPRKALITLTSNAVDHLQALLNQPQPKLIRIGVRNRGCSGLTYNLEYVDQPGKFDELIEQDGVKVLIDSKALFSIVGSEMDWLDDKLSSRFIFKNPNSKGTCGCGESFMV; encoded by the coding sequence ACTTccacaaagaagaagagagtgTTGCGCCCTAGAAAGGCATTGATAACGTTGACGTCCAATGCCGTAGACCACTTGCAGGCCTTGTTGAACCAGCCGCAACCCAAACTCATCAGAATAGGAGTGAGAAACAGAGGCTGTTCTGGTTTGACGTACAATTTAGAGTATGTAGACCAGCCAGGCAAGTTTGACGAGTTGATAGAACAGGATGGAGTCAAGGTGTTGATTGACTCTAAGGCCTTGttttccattgttggttCAGAAATGGACTGGTTGGATGACAAATTATCTTCTagattcatcttcaagaatccAAATTCCAAGGGAACATGTGGATGTGGAGAATCGTTCATGGTTTAA
- a CDS encoding predicted protein has product MALFSFGKKPESSTPLGPQQVEQRAHDSVHTPSSSVPEPSDISQTLDKITGRSSPLRVTEIDPKRTRTEIDVDITSFVNRKPENLYIIDGEKNVTKSIICTSDSDGGKTCLKLQISSIELFKTMQKLEYFCSLPDDISATYFECRKIQ; this is encoded by the coding sequence ATGGCTTTGTTTTCGTTCGGAAAAAAGCCAGAATCCTCGACTCCTCTTGGACCCCAGcaagttgagcaacgagCACATGATTCGGTCCACACGCCTCTGAGTTCTGTTCCAGAGCCTTCTGATATCAGCCAGACATTGGACAAGATCACTGGAAGAAGCAGCCCGCTCCGCGTCACCGAAATTGACCCAAAACGAACCAGAACAGAAATCGATGTCGACATCACTAGCTTTGTCAACCGCAAACCAGAGAATCTCTACATTATTGATGGAGAGAAGAACGTGACCAAAAGCATCATTTGTACCAGTGACAGCGACGGAGGCAAGACATGTTTGAAGTTGCAAATCAGCTCGATcgaattgttcaagacaATGCAGAAGTTGGAATACTTCTGCTCGCTTCCGGATGACATTTCAGCTACGTATTTCGAGTGTCGTAAGATTCAGTAA